AGCACGCACACTCGCATGGGAGcgcgcttctttttttccccctttccatCTGGCCACGGCAATCCGTTCCATTTAAGCcgactgcgtgtgtgcgcctctgttTCTTTGCATCTCTGTTAAAGTGAatttgtgtgcgcgtgtcacgacccccccccccccccacacacacaggagagagagagagagggactgCAGAGGCAGTCTGCAGTTGACAGAACTGCAAACCAAACCAAAAGCAAAACACAAGGAAATCGTCGATCAATCCCGaattcctttttttctttcactTCTCTGTGCACCGACCTGTTTTGTACTCTCTACTCACCTCGAGGCCCTAatgaggggggggcacctcagtgcgtggtatcCTAGGACCCCGTACCCCCACTCTATGTGTGGTAGTCAAGCAGCCCTTCTCCTTACCAATGCCGAGCCATTTttggtggtgacagggccaaGTGTCTACAATAAAGGGGAGGTCAGCGTCATGTGTCGCTACTGGTGTCGGTGGTCGGGtgctggatggcgttgcttCGGAGCGCCCTGCAACGGTGAGCGTGTGCGCACCATTCATATGACAGGTAGAGTGTCAAGGTGACTCGTACGCATCTCATCTGGCCCTCGAAAACGCCatcacaaagaaaaaagaagccGCTCTCGCCTCCAAGCAAAGGTGAACGCAACGCGAGTCGCCCCTCCGCTGTCGTTATACTCGACTACCAAGGGCTTACCACCACTCGAGGTACGCCCTGTGGGGTGCAACTGACCGCTGCTTTGCTTTCTCACAGCTCGGCGTGCCTCTCCAATTCCCTCAGCTTCTTTTGCACGCACGGATACGCCAGGAAGGCGAGAGGCACTTGCGAGAGCAGCCATGGTTAAGGAGGAccggaggcggagctgcatcGCTCCATGCTGGAGTTGGCCAAGGATGCGAAAGGCGACGACTATTcactggcacacacacaagcggaggtgctgcttcgCCTGTTGCTCGTTCTATCAAtgtctctttttctcgctaTCGTTCCCCCgtctctcctcgctctcgcgGTGTTGCgagcctttctctctttctcttcttctcctttctgtCCCATCGATACCCAAGCACATACAGTTGCGCCGCCCATTGTCTACGTGCGCGCTCGTGCTTATCGTCTACAGGTTTCCCCTCAGTGTCAcgtgaagggagaggaacGTTGACGCCGCCCTCAGGCTTCagtcacgcacgcacacgcgcttgTTTGCGTCCATTTATCGACTTCATTTTCAATCTTTGGCTTACCTGAACTTGTCTTTACTCAGAAAGTAGCGCTCCGACTCCTACGGGGCATTCACTCTTTTCACATCCCTCCTCGGACACGTCGCTTCTCTACGCCTTcgacaccgcagcagcacagggtgggcagcagcgaaggaaggggaagcgCTGTAGCGCGGTGCCACGCACGGGCCGTGGTGGCTTTTGGGTGGGGTGCGTGAGGGCTGGCGGCCACAAACAACACTCATTGCGAACATTACCAGCCGTGCGCGTATGCCCACCGGTGTGAGCATGAGCAGCAACTGGCGCTTGTTCGCCGATCGTAGTTGGGCGCTCTCGCAGCGGATGGCTTTGCACTCGCCCTTTCACCTAAAGTCGCTCTCGCTCACCTGCTCGAGCACGCTGTGCAGCGTGCGCCCTGCCTCGAGTCGCACCTCCCGTACGCCAGTGTCGACCTCCACGGCAAAGCGCAAGTCCAAGAAATCTCCCACGACGTCGACTGGTGTCAGTCCCAGGACAGGGgctgcagcttcttcttcccaggagcccagcgccgcttccCTGGTCGCAGCGGAGGAGCATCAGCTGACGGAGAGTGATGTGCGGCTTGCTATGCGCACGGTCATGGCGTCGCACTTCAGCCTCGTCCAGCACTCCCGCAAACCGGCGAAGGTTCAGATCGCAAAAGAGCGGCTGGCAATCGAGGAAAGGCATCAGGACCGGCAACGGCGTCTCCTCGAGAAGGATGAGAActcactgcagctgctcgggGCGGACGGCATGGTGATAGGCGAAGGcatccttcctcttcttgctgCAGCAAAGAAGAACCCCTACGACGAGACTAGCACCCGCCGTTCTATGGCATTGCCTGACAGTGGCGCGTGGCGAGCGCTGAACCCAGTCGGTCTTTCAGCATCGCAAGTCGGCGCGTCCGCCTTTCTTCCGggaggcggcgatggcgacgacgacgctggcACGCTGAGTGGGACTGACTATGCATCTTTTCTCGAACGCTCTGAGGCAGTGTCGATTGGCGgcagcaaaggagaggaggcggagacggACGCGTGGAAGTCGGCCACTCTGGCCGCACTGAGCGTACCTGATCTCTCAGTCTACGACGCCGACCACGATTTTCGCATCAGCAGTGAGGAGGCGATGCGAGGAGTAGAGGAGAGCGGCTCCAAGGTGGTGTCTTCGAGCActggcggcaccgctgcggtgcaggCAGAGCGACTCGGCGTGTCGACTGGCTTAGATCCCTTGTCTACACGCCCAGGTGTGTccaaggcagcggcggcggcaatgcAGCGTCAATTCGATGAAGACGAGGACCCCGACTACACTGTTGCGATCTTCACCGATGACAAGGAGGATCCGTTGAGCTTGTGAGGGTGTGCTGCCACtgttgctcctgctgctactgctgctgcggctgccatAGTTTTCCGCACTCAAAATGAGGCGCGCGCAGCCTGCGAAGCATCGAAAGGGGCTTCGTCGGCACGACGGCACTGGAATCTActctttgttcttcttccaTGTAACCATGcatctgtgtgcgcgtgtacggGTGGATTGCTTGTAGGTGCGCCGCCAGAGCACCGCGGCAATGCCTCAGCCTTCTTTGCGAGTGTGCGTGGCGCAGTCGTTGGCTCGACGTACAGGCCACTGGCGGTTACCCACAGTTTTGTATGGGCCCATCTCTTGTCGCCCAGTCGTTGCAAGCACACGAGATGACACGTTACCTCAGCGTTGCTTTCTTTTATTCGGTCTTCAGTGCTTCCTTCTGAGGCGCACCGCATGCATCCatgtgtggctgtgcgtgtctgtgagcTGGGGCGTGTAGAGTGAGGGAGATGTGAGCGGGGAAGAGGCCTGGCCCCTCAACGATGCTTCACgactttgtgcgtgtgttctcATCGCCATCTCTTTTCACTTCACCTTCGCCTGTGCCGCCATGGTGGTGACGTACGGCCGGTGCAGAACGTCCTGTCTACTGGGTGGGAAACCGGAGCCAcgcctcccttctctgcccATGCACCACTGCAGACTCGCTGCGTGGGACttctcgtctccctctcccactgctcctctctttttcataTCTTGTTACGTTATTGCACGAGTtggtgtacacacacacacatgcaggtTACACGCATATCACCCACGGCTCAACCACTCGCAACAAGGTACCATGTTGTACCGCACGGCCGTGCCAGTACCGGCTGACGCACTTGTGCAGCGCAACGTGGAGTTCACGCGGACTGCGTGGAAGGCCGGCCTCCGTCCTGATCAGCGAGAGGCGAATCAGCTGCGGGTGGTGGAGATCAACTTCCCGCTGCTCTCCCGTGACGTGGTGCAGGTGAGATGCGGCAACACCGTCGCCACGGCCACCGTCAACTGCGACCTTGTAGAGCCCTCCCCGTACCGTCCAAAGCACGGCTTCTTCGAGGTGCACGCCCGCCAGTTGCTGCACGAGCGCGACCCTCTCGATCAATCCAAGGAAATCAAGCGCATCAGCATGTACCTGACGCGACTCTTCACCGGCAGTGTGCTGGAGACGGAGGGCTTGTGCGTTATTCCTGGCCGCCGCGTCTGGAGCATCGATGCAGAGGTGATCATTATGAACAACGATGGTAACGTACAAGACGTGGGGCAATGGGCTGTGATGGCCGCCCTGCAACATGTGCGAAGGCCCGAGCTCACGATTCGCGGTGACGACGTGATTGTGCACCCTCCACATGAGCGGGAGCCGGTGCCACTCCCGCTGCATcacatccctctctcttttacgTTTGCCGTTTGCGCCAATCcacaggaggtgcagctggcggTGCGTGCGTCCACGCTGCGCCGTGGACAAACACCTCGAGCCGGCGCTTCCTCCGATGCGAACgcggacgaggacgacggtgaagagaaagagctcGGCTGGTCAAGTGACGCGCTGCAGGTAGTGGTAGATCCGGCACTCGAAGaagttgccgctgccgcgtgcACGGTGTCGGTGGCTGTGAACGGAGAGGGCCACGTATGCTCGCTAGAGAAGGCAGATGGCTGCGATGTGTCGATCGCGTGCCTGGAGAAGTGTATGGAGACTGCCACAAAGCTcacgcaggcgctgctgacgcagaTGAAGGAGTCGATGGAGGCGCACAATCTGAAGCGCAAGGAGACGGTGCGCAGTCAGTTTCTCTgggcccagcagcgccgaggtATCCAGGCTGTTGCGACccaggaggaagagggggaaagcgCTAGCAAGAAGgccaaggcggaggagtgAGCGtgagtgagggggagggcggtgAGCAACACTCGCTATCGACTCACTCAGCCACGCCCACGCTAGCCACCTATGCGTGCCAGCAGaaagaggtgggggtgggtgcggGTGAGATGGTGCGGGGACGCCCttttcacttctctctctcctcggcAACTCACAGGGtatcctcccctttctcctgcGGTACGTTAAAACGAGTGAGCGCAGCTTCTCTGCCACTCCGCTAAAGAAGGAAGAGACCGACCATATTCACGTTGATGGAGCGCGAGGCGTTGCCGCTCAGGTTAACACCATCTCATATCGCGCCCGCACCTTACATATTCTCAAAGCACTGTTGCTGGTGCACGTACGCGCACAGTgttgcgtgtctgtgcgtatATGGAAAAGCGCACCGCTCCCTGTATACACTCTCATGTGTGTGATGGgcgtgggaggagagggagagaattGCAGGGAGGAAAGTACCCTCTTGCTATCTGTCCTCTGCTTCCTCGTTTCTGTGCTTTACTTCGTCACTCTGCTTCTATCGTGTTCTTTTTACTCACTCATCCCCGTCGATGTCTATCTACCGTCTCCCGTATCGTGAGCGGCGTGCACGACCGGTACTCGCCGCTCCACCCTTCTCTGTTCTTCAACAGCACACGGCCACGCCAACCtccacatacacccacaaCGGCGGGACCGCAGGTGCACTGTCAcgcacccctcacccccacAGACATACAGACACAGACGAAGGCTGCCTGACGCTGTAGCGATGCTGGCGGTGCGTAAGCTGGTGGAGCCTACTGCGGTGAGCGCGGTGTGCGTCCTGCATTTGGAAGCGAATGCGgcgacgccagcgccgtgGGGCAACAGAGCTGTCGCTCTGGCGGCCATGGCGGAGTCGATCCATGTGTTTGACCTCGCACCCATCTCCGAGATCACCAGTCCTGCTTCACCCTCGTCGTCACCACTGAGGTTTCAGTTTTGCGCACGCGGCCACGTCTTCAACGTTGGGTGTGGCGTGTCCGGGCTACTGGCACTGGCGAACCAGTGCTTTGCCGTGTGGACGCGCGACCAAGAGTGCCTACTGGTGCGTTACCAGGCCAACCTCGCTCATTCTCCCGCCAGCTGTACGAGCGTTGCTGACGCGTGTCGAGTATACGGAGCGGACGGGAGACCGTCGCCGTCGCACCACAAAGAGCATCACTGGTACGTGGTGCGACGATTACGACTTTGGTGCCCAGACGCGAGCGAACTTCTTCCGGCGCCGGAGATGGGCGTCAACGAGGGGATGGACACCATCTTCATCCGCTTCTCCGAGAAGCATgtcttccttctctgcttGAAATGGGCGCCAGCCTGCACACCAGGGGATAAGGGGAACCTGTCGGCGAACACGCTGCGCATCTGTCGCTGGTACACTGGCAACTACATGCGCGCCTACGCCGGCACCGGGTTCCACTACCCCACCCAGAGCTGCAGTGTGGCCACCCGACGTCCACGTGAGAGCAAAACCGATCATCAGGCGCGACTTGAGCAGCTCTGGCAGTCATGCTCCCCCTTTGCCAGCATACCTGACGAGGACCTCATTGCGGGGCACTCAGTGGGGGAGCTGGCACGGCAcaaagaaacagagacgCAAGGCGCGGCTGCGAAGTATGCCACGGTGTCACCCTCGTCCCCGACGAACGACTACTGTGGTGTGAGCGGTGTGTGGCTGCGCCGTGAGCCTTACACCACATCGTCACCGCTGATGCCATCACCGGCGCAGTACTGCGGTAGTCCCCTGGGAGGCTTTGCGAACGTGCGGGGCACCGGAAGGAATACCGCTGTTCACCACGCTCCACCGACACTCTTCGGCTCCAGGGTTGTCGCTCTCAAGGACAAGTATGCCTCTCCGCACAAGAGGGCTATCGCTGTGGTTGCGCCACGGCGAAGCGGGCAGCAGGTGGTGGAttggctgctgcttgtgATGGTGAGCACCGATTCTTACACGGCGGTCTACCACCTGCAGAGGCGCCATACTCCGTTGACAGCGCCACACCTCGTCCTGGAGGGAGTCGTGCATGACACGGCGTACCCGCGCCAGGTTCTCTTGTGCACCCATAGCGGTGACGCGATCAACGATGTGTGGGTGGCGCtcagcgacggcgtcgtgACGAGGCTGTCCGTGTCAGCGCTGCGCTCCAGATGGAGCGCAGGTGGAGAGGGCACCAACATGGGGTGGCCTAGGATATCAGTATCTGGCCTGCCTCCGTCCTTCTACTGCCGACACATGCGGCCAGCTGACGACCTCATCGGCGCAGACCCGCACCTCAACAGCCCCGGCAGCGTTGGGGGTGACACGTCAGCTTACCCCTGTACAGGCCGGTACGCTATCTTTTCTGATGGAGTTCAAGACGTGTACGTAGTCGACCTCGTGATGTGCCAAGTAGTGGCGGCCATGGCTGCCGACGGCCCCATGACCGACATCTGCGAAGCTCCGCACGGTTTCGTGGCAAGCTTTGCAAAGGGGGTGCTGCGGTACCTTCAGCCTGGCGTGCctctgtatgtgtgcggGACGGCTACTCTCGCTGGAGTGACGGATGCCCTGCACGTCGCACGtgtgcggtgcagcactgccagcgagagcgacagcgacggcgtcggCCCCGGTGTGTACCTCATGGCCAGCACGAGGTTCACCTCACAACTGTTTtttgtggaggaggacggcatACGTGCCACTGCGGCGAACGGGTGGGCATACGTGATGGACGAGCCCACG
Above is a window of Leishmania panamensis strain MHOM/PA/94/PSC-1 chromosome 22 sequence DNA encoding:
- a CDS encoding hypothetical protein (TriTrypDB/GeneDB-style sysID: LpmP.22.1470); this translates as MPTGVSMSSNWRLFADRSWALSQRMALHSPFHLKSLSLTCSSTLCSVRPASSRTSRTPVSTSTAKRKSKKSPTTSTGVSPRTGAAASSSQEPSAASLVAAEEHQLTESDVRLAMRTVMASHFSLVQHSRKPAKVQIAKERLAIEERHQDRQRRLLEKDENSLQLLGADGMVIGEGILPLLAAAKKNPYDETSTRRSMALPDSGAWRALNPVGLSASQVGASAFLPGGGDGDDDAGTLSGTDYASFLERSEAVSIGGSKGEEAETDAWKSATLAALSVPDLSVYDADHDFRISSEEAMRGVEESGSKVVSSSTGGTAAVQAERLGVSTGLDPLSTRPGVSKAAAAAMQRQFDEDEDPDYTVAIFTDDKEDPLSL
- a CDS encoding exosome complex exonuclease RRP45-like protein (TriTrypDB/GeneDB-style sysID: LpmP.22.1480) yields the protein MLYRTAVPVPADALVQRNVEFTRTAWKAGLRPDQREANQLRVVEINFPLLSRDVVQVRCGNTVATATVNCDLVEPSPYRPKHGFFEVHARQLLHERDPLDQSKEIKRISMYLTRLFTGSVLETEGLCVIPGRRVWSIDAEVIIMNNDGNVQDVGQWAVMAALQHVRRPELTIRGDDVIVHPPHEREPVPLPLHHIPLSFTFAVCANPQEVQLAVRASTLRRGQTPRAGASSDANADEDDGEEKELGWSSDALQVVVDPALEEVAAAACTVSVAVNGEGHVCSLEKADGCDVSIACLEKCMETATKLTQALLTQMKESMEAHNLKRKETVRSQFLWAQQRRGIQAVATQEEEGESASKKAKAEE